A window of Bombus huntii isolate Logan2020A chromosome 12, iyBomHunt1.1, whole genome shotgun sequence genomic DNA:
TTATATGTGTATCTACATATTACAATCATATGAAGGAATTAATATGTCGAACATAATTCAAAAGTTTTGTAGGAATGTTATAGTTTCTTATGGATATAGATATATAGCCATATTTCCTTGAATCATGCGTATACATTTTCatatcttaaaataaaaaatatttcataaatcttGTGTAACATCGTATTTATTGTTAACTTAAATGCGCATGGTTAACAATAAAGATTTTCATCATTAGActgtgaatttttatgcatctatgggaaatttaaaggtGCAAAAATGCATACAACATGTaaacatatataaaacatCTAAAGTAAAGCATTTACTtaagaaatacatatatatatatatatatattaatagatgaaataaatttctatttgtaGGTTCTATCTTTTTAGTTATGTTCGtgaaaacataaaaatgtacaaaactCTGTATtctatttatcatattttatgACATACATGTTCTAGATTGTTTATACATGTTTCGATTTGAAAATTGGAATATTACGAATTAGAAATCGCACAAGTAACAGAATCGATCACGATAGGAGCATCGAGAGTATCGTATCACCTTAACCATCGATAAGTATTGTCGATGTTTCACAATCTACCTAGCACACAGCATACGCAATAATTGCTTTAGATTTTAGATCATCTTGGATGGAATGATCGGATCGCGCAATCGTTGACAACTTTTTCGTAAGCACATCGATGTTTTAAGTCATGTTAACGTTTGGTTTGTGATTACGCGAagaaataatacataatatgaACATATTGTAACAGGTAAAAAGATAtgattactcttatgtaaacTGACTGGTAGCTTTTATATTGTTTCACATTCGAATTGCACGTACGGTAACTTAGCAGTATGTTAGGAGTAAATTTCTTCGAAGATAAACAAATCCTTATTCATATAAAAAGTCGATCAAGATATTCGTCtgtaataaattgaaatatagaTTCCTGTAACAGAAATGATCAAGATCttattttttagtattatttaaatctCACCACTCAATGTATATATTCAGCTTATTGTTATGGATACACACTGTACGTATATACCTATGCGTACTAATtgtcaaaaatataaattaatcttAATGCGTTTAATATATGTAGTTCTGTTTATATGcctgaattaaaaatatatacatgtatatattttatcgaattttatatttaaagttTAATATGAGAATATCTTGTTCTTTATATTACAGCTGAGGAACAAATGATATGTATAAGATATTTATACAAACCTTGCATACCtagttatttaattaatattaatgttaaatCAATATTAAAATCCCAGAGACAAACAGACAATTAGTTAGTATGTATGCACTAATACCAAGAATCTATAGAATAAGATTTGGATTTAAATATTGGAAGATGTTTATTATAGCAACGTGTCAGTagacaatttaaatttctatcTGAATGATTATATATAAATCAACATAATTTATCAcgctataaaaatatacgatataaaaGCATAACATGGCAGGGAATGGGTCTATCATAATACCAAACATAAAACAATTACATGAGAATGATCATGTATCTACTACAAATGTAGATTACTCTAGCATTAGAGGAAAGGTAGGTTCCATGATACTTTATTTCaataacatataattttatgataaTAATGAATTACAATTGATTTCAGAATGTTTTAGTTAGTCCATCGGAGGATCAATACGAATTGTTACTTAGACGCTTAagagagagagttcaagaTGGTGGCAGTGAAACAATTTTTGATATTGGTATCGGCGAAGGTTTGTATAATAACTTTTTCgaagtttatatttataactcTTGaacgtttatatttataaaaatatttataatctatCTTATCCTAGATGGTTCGGAAGATGGTTTAAAAGAAGATGAATACGAAGCATCCGTTGCTACGTTACAGTCTCTTGCTGCAACATTAGAAGCAGACTGTGTACTTCTGCGTCAAAGTAAAGTAGATCAAGGTCTTATAGGTCAATATCTGGTGCGGAGACGGTTAGATAGGCAGGATTTCCTAGAAATCAggtttatattttaaataatgtacataaggataaaataaatgtaatgcTGTTAGAGAAACTTAGTTTAacagattttaattaaagagtgGCTGTTGTTGGCAATGTTGATGCTGGAAAATCAACACTTTTGGGTGTATTGACACACGGAGAGCTCGATAATGGTCGAGGCTTAGCGCGTCAAAAATTATTTCGACATAAACACGAAGCCGAAACAGGACGTACTAGTTCCGTTGGAAACGACATTCTCGGATTTGATAGCGTTGGTATGAAAGAAGATTGATGTGCCAAGTGTTAAatgttatatctttatattatgtatattgtaatatatgtatgtatgatAAACACATATCTTGCATCTAGGTAATGTAGTAAATAAACCAGAGCATGGATCCCTGGATTGGGTTAAAATATGCGAGAAGTCGTCTAAAGTTATTACATTCATTGATCTTGCTGGAcatgaaagatatttaaaaacaacTGTTTTTGGAATGACAGGACATGCCCCTGACTTTGGTAAAACCTTTTGataatgttatttaaaaaatatctatgTACATGTATCTTAATGCATAAACGTTTAATATTTAGGTATGTTAATGGTTGGAGCAAATGCTGGTATTGTTGGAATGACAAAGGAACATCTAGGTTTAGCTTTAGCTCTATCGGTTCCAGTATTTGTTGTAGTTACGAAAATTGACATGTGTCCACCAAATATATTACAAGAAAATTTAAGGCTGTTAATAAGGATCTTAAAGTCCCCGGGTTGTAGGAAAGTACCCGTTACGGTAAAAACGCCTGATGATGTTGTCGTTAGCGCTACTAATTTTGTATCAGAACGGTCAGcttttatttttgtacaatattatattatccttctatgaatatacaaatatttcatttattaatatatttatacagattATGTCCTATTTTTCAAGTATCGAACGTAACAGGAGAAAATTTGAATCTTCTCAAGATGTTTCTAAATTTATTAACTGCAAGAATGATTAGTCATGAAGATGAACCAGCGGAATTCCAAATAGATGATACATACTCAGTGCCAGTTAgtattttataacatatattaGAAGTCTTAGCTGTAgaacgaaaaattttcttcattttataCTCCTGTACCCTTCCAGGGAGTTGGTACCGTAGTTTCTGGCACAACATTGAAAGGTGTCATTAAGCTAAACGACACTCTATTATTAGGACCTGATCCTTTAGGTCGTTTTATTCCAATCGCAGTAAAAAGTATACACAGGAAGAGAATGCCTGTTCGTGAAGTGAGAGGTGGTCAAACTGCTAGTTTTGcattgaaaaaaattaaaagatcaCAAATTAGAAAAGGTATGGTAATGGTTGCACAAGCATTAAATCCTCAGGCTTCTTGGGAATTTGAGGGGGAAATTCTTGTACTACATCATCCTACAACAATAAGTTCTTGTTACCAAGCAATGGGtaattctctttttctatctgaaccttttaattattcaaattcatTGTGTTTTTAtgcttaaaattatttaaaatcattttcaGTACATTGTGGAAGCATAAGGCAGACAGCGTCCATAATTTCTATGTCGCAAGATTGTTTAAGAACAGGAGACAAAGCTTTAGTACGTTTTAGATTTATAAAGCATCCCGAATATATCAAACCAGGACAAAGAATAGTATTTAGAGAAGGGCGTACTAAAGCAGTGGGCAATGTAGTGAAACTTATTCCATATTCTAGTACCACAGTCATACAAACATGTAGAGCCAATAAACCAAATAAAACATCTCAAAATCGACAGAGCTCATCATCTACGATACAAGTATGtaataaagatatttttctCGTGCGGAAATATCAGAATTTTGGGtaatgttaaattattatttgtcCATTAGCCATTAGATGCAACCGAAACAAATTCTTCATTAGAAGGACAGACATCAAAGCAAGAAAATTTGCTTCAAAAATCTAATAAAcgacaaaataaaaaaggtaGAGGACGAAAAGGAGGACGATCTCATAATACTGTAAATAGTATTATTCAACCACTGTCAGAACAAAATCCTCCTACAAAACTGTGAACTGTGTCATGTACAAAGCACTTAaacgtgtgtgtgtgtgtgtgtgtgtgtgtgtgtgtgtgtgtgtgtgtgtgtgtgtgtgtgtgtgtgtgtgtgtgtgtgtgtgtgtgtgtgtgtgtgtgtgtgtgtgtgtgtgtgtgtgtgtgtgtgtgtgtgtgtacatGTACATACACATCCTATATATAGAGCTTATTTTGCAACTTtcgaaaattaataacaaacaTCTTTTTATTCATAAGAGATCgttgtttttttaataatgtaaattcaaacgaaatttacagatatttttTAGTTAATTTTCGAGAACTGTAAAGAGAGTATActgtttatatataaaacatattattttatatataaacatatattattttagtagttatttatattaaaacatatataaaattataacgtataataatGACAATTTTATGTAGTCTGGGGTTACTTGTATCCTTAAGGATCGTGATTTTTGACCTTAAAGTATAAAAGTAACCCCTGAACTGTTTCATATAACGCACATCGTGCTCTCAACCCTATTAGAGTACAAATCGTCTTTCACATTTTGattaaattatcaaaaatatagaaatgtcGTTTTTAGAACGATAAAATGACAAAATATACGTTGTTATTCATAaagtgttttatttttataaacacaaGTGTATCTTAAAATAGTAttaagtaaatataatctatatatatatgtttcttttACTACTATCGAGCACCTATATCGTAACTGTTAATgcctttttgaaattttatcaaaagtaTATTCAGATGTTCTTTCCTCGTGATATGATAATATTTGTGCTTATTAtgataaaatttcgaaaaaattattaatttttcgaatataGCATCGTACTCTTATAAATGAtgtattagaaatatttatctattgtaatatatttgctgtagttgtaatataaaattcatttttatgcgtgtgaaaagaagaagattcttacagaaaaagtataaaataacattagTTATGCAGCatatgaaattatattgtataaaatttttatattaaatacacTGTAGCACATCCAAGAAAGATCTTTTCAACAGAAAGAAAATGTAAGCTAATGACAGAACAAGTGTtggttaaaaaataaaaatattgaatgaGAATATATGGAGAATATATGAATTAGTAATATGAAAGGGAGTTTAAgatgataaaagaaatattaacaatatcacatttaataataacaaaatggATAGAAAGGAAACAGAGGAAAAATATAAGATGTATAATTtactaaattattaattagttattattAACTAATACAAATCATATTGTAGATGTACTAGTAAAAATTCTCATGAAACatgatatatgtacatactatttccattttcattcattgtactatgaaaaaaaataacagaaaTATAGAAGTAAGATTCGAATTTGTTTTTATACTAAAtggaataataaatgtaaaaaattaaatgttcatattttttattacctTTTTATACGGCCATTGTTACAAGTGTAATTTTTTCTAACTAAATCAAGTCTAGAATAATAAACTATAGCTatatcatttttacaaagtCTAATAAAACTTTCTTTGTCTTCTGATTTTTGTTGTCACTATACCTTAAATATATACAAGGACTACTTTGGTggatttttcttcatttcatcTTTACCTCCTTGCAACTTTTGTCTAAACGTATTTGTAAACAGTTTTAATTGCTTGGCAAATTTTTCACGATCAAAAGGTAAATGATTATCATGTGTTCTACTCCGAAGTATTAAATACGCTACAAATCGTGCAGACTCCCTAATTGGTTTTGTATTTGCTAATTtctcgattaatttttcattacgcatcaaatatgtaaataacaTGCGCAAGAAACCCATGCTGATATAAATTGCTTTTacttaaata
This region includes:
- the LOC126871594 gene encoding GTP-binding protein 1 produces the protein MAGNGSIIIPNIKQLHENDHVSTTNVDYSSIRGKNVLVSPSEDQYELLLRRLRERVQDGGSETIFDIGIGEDGSEDGLKEDEYEASVATLQSLAATLEADCVLLRQSKVDQGLIGQYLVRRRLDRQDFLEIRVAVVGNVDAGKSTLLGVLTHGELDNGRGLARQKLFRHKHEAETGRTSSVGNDILGFDSVGNVVNKPEHGSLDWVKICEKSSKVITFIDLAGHERYLKTTVFGMTGHAPDFGMLMVGANAGIVGMTKEHLGLALALSVPVFVVVTKIDMCPPNILQENLRLLIRILKSPGCRKVPVTVKTPDDVVVSATNFVSERLCPIFQVSNVTGENLNLLKMFLNLLTARMISHEDEPAEFQIDDTYSVPGVGTVVSGTTLKGVIKLNDTLLLGPDPLGRFIPIAVKSIHRKRMPVREVRGGQTASFALKKIKRSQIRKGMVMVAQALNPQASWEFEGEILVLHHPTTISSCYQAMVHCGSIRQTASIISMSQDCLRTGDKALVRFRFIKHPEYIKPGQRIVFREGRTKAVGNVVKLIPYSSTTVIQTCRANKPNKTSQNRQSSSSTIQPLDATETNSSLEGQTSKQENLLQKSNKRQNKKGRGRKGGRSHNTVNSIIQPLSEQNPPTKL